One genomic window of Daphnia pulex isolate KAP4 chromosome 10, ASM2113471v1 includes the following:
- the LOC124203876 gene encoding breast carcinoma-amplified sequence 4-like, with translation MQSNKDNRKDDLLNELASDYANYLVVDSNDEWSKLQSVIQNLSSNVEEFSSLLESINVDTSLCVDSLLPHIVAHFNQVKKTFRQIDKLESAVKKVEKSVSSMETELNTAETYLESESVFKTVFKPFLKPSNPTSPVPPVYKPVDIFKTETLWVEDSSAD, from the exons ATGCAATCGAATAAAGATAATAGAAAAGACGATCTACTAAACGAGTTGGCATCTGATTACGCCAATTATCTGGTTGTTGATTCCAATGATGAG TGGTCGAAATTGCAATCAGTCATCCAAAACCTGTCCTCGAATGTCGAGGAATTCTCATCACTGCTAGAGAGT ATCAACGTGGACACTAGCCTCTGCGTGGATAGCTTGCTTCCCCACATTGTGGCTCACTTCAATCAAGTGAAGAAGACATTCCGTCAAATAGACAAACTGGAGTCTGCCGTCAAGAAGGTGGAAAAGAGTGTCAGCTCCATGGAGACCGAGCTCAACACTGCCGAAACCTATCTGGAATCAGAGAGTGTGTTCAAGACCGTCTTCAAACCATTCCTG AAACCTTCTAATCCCACCAGCCCAGTGCCTCCCGTCTACAAGCCTGTCGACATATTCAAAACTGAGACCCTGTGGGTAGAGGATTCCAGCGCAGACTAA
- the LOC124203863 gene encoding uncharacterized protein LOC124203863, translated as MDLYAIHKSFLDLQSDLNRGDADSPTDVQQSRSREEMARLSKLINMAIFKGMVPSNRQATYDVNYDSSDSVEELLAPLLPYLNDDGHPSPLTPTKPSSTEFNPSLLLPFGGRGGGSSSQNTLNSANHSGGSSRVTLADQFTWGAVVCAGVFVVVFICVMAAWWVHKKQQSRVSRRSAHREARRQMAEGGPYCIENDVRGPGNVPIGDIQRPPSYFEVIGFFDPPPSYSDVLGEGSGQLEPNQQQQAYDNVVVVTMDELPPPFVEGDYIKSVEKNVVEEEESIIAAEPQTSAISSLPPNNTATVIAGREGHQQEGSNS; from the exons ATGGATTTGTACGCAATCCACAAGTCATTTCTTGACTTGCAATCAGATCTCAACCGGGGCGATGCCGACAGTCCGACCGATGTCCAGCAGTCGAGAAGCCGGGAGGAAATGGCCCGTCTGAGTAAACTCATCAACATGGCCATTTTCAAAGGGATGGTGCCGTCCAACCGACAGGCGACGTACGACGTCAATTACGACAGCAGCGACTCGGTTGAAGAATTACTGGCCCCGCTGCTCCCGTACTTGAATGACGATGGCCATCCGTCGCCATTGACTCCGACAAAGCCCAGCAGCACGGAATTCAATCCCAGTTTACTATTGCCATTTGGCGGACGTGGCGGCGGCTCGTCCAGCCAAAACACTTTGAATTCAGCCAATCATTCCGGAGGATCGTCCAGAGTCACCTTGGCCGATCAGTTTAC gTGGGGAGCTGTCGTTTGCGCTGGCGTCTTTGTGGTAGTTTTCATTTGCGTCATGGCTGCCTGGTGGGTTCACAAG AAACAGCAGTCCCGTGTCAGCCGTCGATCTGCGCATAGAGAAGCCCGAAGGCAAATGGCCGAAGGAGGTCCTTACTGCATTGAAAATGACGTCAGAGGCCCTGGCAACGTTCCAATCGGTGACATTCAACGGCCGCCTTCCTATTTTGAAGTGATCGGATTCTTTGATCCACCTCCTTCCTACAGCGACGTTTTGGGCGAAGGATCCGGCCAGCTGGAacccaaccaacaacaacag GCTTACGATAACGTCGTGGTGGTGACAATGGACGAGCTTCCTCCGCCCTTTGTGGAAGGGGATTACATTAAATCGGTTGAGAAGAATgtcgtcgaagaagaagagtcgaTCATTGCTGCTGAACCCCAAACGAGTGCCATAAGTAGTCTCCCCCCAAATAACACTGCGACTGTGATAGCCGGACGCGAAGGACATCAGCAGGAAGGATCGAATTCTTGA